In the Psychromicrobium lacuslunae genome, TGCTCTCCGCTGACCTTGCTGGGCTCTGTCTGAGGCTACGCGAAAACACTGAGGCTGTTTACGGTTCTTGGGCCTGAATCGCACCGTCGTCGAACCAAAAAGTGTTATAGATCACACCGTTTTGTGATTTTTCTTGGAAGATAGGTAACAGTTCGGTTACAGTAGAGTGCGATAGCCGGGGTCGGGGAAGACCTACGGACAACGTCGCACTTGAAGTTCCTTTACGTTTTCGACTCGCGTCGAGCGTGCTGCGAGGGGTTATAAGTACTGCTGCCCTAGTTTTTCGCGGCCTTTTTCAGGTGTAGGCGGCGCGTGCGTTGCTGCGGTAAAGCTGAACTTGATCAAGTTCAACTGAGACCCGCAAAGATGCCGTGCTTGTTCCCGTGCCCGGACACTTGAGTAGTTAAGAGCACCTGTGAGCAATATCTTCACCACCAACGGCAAACTGAGTTGGCTAAAAATTGGCGGGCAATCGCTTGTTTTAGTGGCCCTAGTGCTCGGTCTGGTCGGTTTTGTAACCGCTAATAAGACCGTCAGTCTGACCGTTGACGGCGTACAAAGCTCGGTGCAAACCTTTGGCGGTTCGGTCAAAGATGTGCTGCAGCGCGCCAATGTGAAGACCTCCTCGGAGGACCAGGTGTCGCCCGGTCTTGATTCGGCGGTCGCCAACGGCACCAACATCACGGTGAACACCGCTAAAGATGTGAAGGTGACCTTGGACGGTGCGCAGACCACTGTGCAGACCCATGCCGGCAATGTCGCCGGACTGATCAGCCAACTCGGTGTTGCCTCCAATGCGGTGGTCGATGTTTCTCAGGACGCCCCGCTCAACACCGACGGTGTTCAACTTAAAATCACCACGCCGAAAAAGGTTTTGGTCCTCGCCGACGGCAAACGGACCGCGCAGGTTACCGCAGTGGCTACCGTTGGTGAAGTGCTCAAATCGGCCAAGATCACTCTCGGCGCTAAGGACTTGGTGTCAGTTCCCGCGGCTGCGCCGGTGGTTGCCGATATGGTGATCAAGGTCTCCCGGTTGAAGTCCGACGGCGTGGCCACCAGCACTGAGGATGTGCCGTTCCAAACTGAGCAGACGGTTGATCCGAAGGCGTTCAAAGACGAGAAGAAGGTCACCCAGCAGGGTGTGGTTGGCACTCTCACCAAAACTTACAGCGTCACCACCATCGACGGCCGCGAGGTGAAGCGGACACTGAACGGGCAGAGCGTCACACTGAAACCGGTAACTCAGAAGGTCACCGTCGGAGCGAAGGATCGCCCGAAGGAAGAAACTAAGACTGCCGAGGCGAAGTCCGGTAACACCGGCGCCGCCGCGCCGCCCACCGCTAACGACGCAATGTGGGATCGGATCGCGCAGTGCGAGTCCGGCGGTAACTGGTCAATCAACACCGGCAACGGTTATTACGGCGGTCTGCAGTTCGATGCCGGTTCATGGCTTGCCAATGGTGGCGGTGCTTACGCGCCGCGTGCCGATTTGGCCAGCCGCGCGCAACAAATCGCGGTGGCAAACACCTACTATGCGAAGGCTGGGCTGGCTCCCTGGGGCTGTGCAGGCGCCGCAGGCTAGTCCCTGACTGTTTTCCTGGCCTTGGCACCGGTTTCTTTCGAGAGTCCGGTGCCAAGGTGTTTTAACCCTTTGGCACCGCCAGTTCTGAGCTTGGCACTATCCAGCTGGTCGCCGCTAGCTGCCCGGGGAGCGGGAGAGTCCACTGCGAGCGCTGCGGTGTTCTGTGCGGCCGCCGGATAGACTGCTCAGGTGAATCTGCCGCCGTCAAACTCTGCTCTGCCGTTATTAGGTGCTACCGAGATACGCCGATTAGCCGCAGAGTTAGACGTGCGTCCAACCAAAACACTCGGCCAGAACTTTGTCATTGACGGCAATACGATTCGCCGAATTGTCGGAGTCGCCGAGCTGCAGGAGACCGAGACGGTCCTGGAGGTCGGGCCGGGCCTGGGCTCGCTGACACTTGGCCTGCTGGACGCCGCTGCGCAAGTGGTGGCAATTGAAATCGATACTAAACTCGCCGAACGGCTGCCGCAGACGATCAAGGAATTCCGGCCAGAGCGTGCCGACTCATTACACGTGGTCGCTGCCGATGCGCTCAAGGTGACGGAGCTGCCGCTTAAACCCACCGCCTTGGTAGCGAACTTGCCGTATAACGTCGCGGTACCCGTGGTGCTGCATTTACTGGAACACTTCCCCTCGCTCAAGCATGGTCTGGTGATGGTGCAGGATGAGGTGGCCGATCGTCTGGCCGCGACCCCCGGCAATAAGATCTACGGGGTACCCTCGGTAAAGGCCGCCTGGTACGCCGCGGTACGCAAGGCCGGGGTGATCGGCATGAACGTGTTCTGGCCGGCGCCGAAAATCTCTTCCGGTTTGGTGGAATTCGTGCGTCGCGAACCTCCGCAAACAACAGCCAGCAGGGAGCAAGTCTTCGCGGTGATTGATGCCGCCTTTGCGCAACGCCGCAAGACTTTGCGGGCTGCCCTGGCCGACTGGGCGGGCAGCGGAGCGGTGGCTGAGCAGATCATCCTGGCCGCCGGGGTTGACCCGGTGGCTCGCGGAGAGGTGCTCGATGTGGCGGCTTTTGCCAGTATCGCAGCCGCCAAGAAGAGCTTTGAAACCAAGAAAAGTTCTGAATAGGCCACAAGCAAGGCTGAACGATTGGCGCTGAGTCGCGAAACAGATTTATTACCCGGCCGTTGATAGGTTAGGGAGATGACGCCTTCACGCGCCACCCCTGAGGCTGGCTCAGCCCGTTCCCGGACAGTCAGAGTAAAAGCTCCGGGAAAAATTAATGTTTCCTTTTCGGTAGGGCCGCTGCGCCCGGATGGCTATCACTCGGTGGCCAGCGTCTACCTGGCGGTGTCCTTATACGAAGAGGTGGCCGCGAGCACCACCAACGACGGTGAGATCACGGTGTCCCTGCGTAAGGGATCACTCGCCCAGGAGATGCCACTCGACGAGAGCAATCTAGCGGTTCGGGCGGCCCGGCTAATGGCTGAACTCAGCGAGCAACCCAGTGGAGTGCACCTAGAGATCACCAAACGAGTACCGATAGCCGGGGGCATGGGGGGCGGCTCGGCCGATGCAGCAGCCACCCTGCTGGCTTGTGATGCGCTCTGGAACGCCGGGCTGTCGCGAGAGGAACTTGCGCATCTGGCTGCCGAGCTGGGTGCCGATGTGCCTTTTTCGCTGCTCGGCGGGGCGGCGATTGGCTTGGGAGTCGGCGATCAGCTCACTCCCGCATTGGCGCCGAACCCGCTACATTGGACGCTGGTCCTGCCGGATTTCGGCCTCTCCACACCGACGGTTTTTGCCGCTCTGGACCGGATCCGGATTGCGAGTGGTTTTGAACCAGCAGAACCCGAGCAAATTGACCCGGCGGTGTTGCGGGCTTTGCGTGCCGGGGACGCTGAGGCGCTTGCCGACACCCTGCATAACGATCTGCAGCCTGCGGCAACCAGGCTGGCCCCACAACTGGTGGACGTCTTGGAGCAGGGCAGCGAATACGGTGCCCTGTCGACGATTGTCTCCGGCTCCGGGCCGACCGTGGCGATGTTGGCCTCCTCGGAAAGCCATGCCCTTGAACTGGTCGATCGCCTGGCTGAGGCGGGACAGCATGCCTTGGCTGTGCACTCGCCGGTCCATGGTGCGAAAATTGTCTCGGACCTTATTCATTAGGGTTCATGAGAAGTCACAATTTCTACTCAGTAGTTTTACTTGAGTTTTATTTAGACAGGATGATTTGGCGCATTTACTAGGAGGCGAAGGCCTCACCGTTCAATTTGCCAGCCGCACCGTGCTCGATGGCGTTACTCTCGGCCTGGAAGATGGTGATCGGATTGGCATGGTCGGCCGCAATGGAGACGGGAAGTCAACCCTGATGCGGCTTTTGGCTGCCAAGCAGGAACCGGATTCTGGGCGAGTGGCGGCCCGCCGTGGCCTGGATATCGGTTACCTGGACCAGTCCGATGTGTTGGACGGCGAGTCAACAGTGGGTGCGGCGATTGTCGGCGAGCGGGCGCACCAGAACGATGCCCAGCATGAGTGGGCGGCCAATCCGAAGATCCGCGAGGTGATGAGTGGTTTGATCGCCGAGGTCGATTGGCAGGCTCGAGTTTCTTCGCTCTCCGGCGGCCAAAAACGTCGGGTGGCGCTGGCTAAGCTGTTGATTGGTGACCACGATGTGATCATGCTCGACGAGCCGACCAACCACCTCGACGTAGAAGGCGTCGCCTGGCTAGCCGAACACTTGAAAAACCGCTGGCGTGCCAATGAAGGTGCCTTCCTGGTGGTCACCCATGATCGCTGGTTTTTGGACGAAGTCTGCAACCGCACCTGGGAAGTCCATGATGCCACCGTTGACGCCTTCGATGGCGGCTACGCGGCATATGTGCTGGCTAGGGCGGAACGAGACCGGATGGCCGCTGTGGTGGAGAACAAGCGGGTCCAGCTGGTCAAAAAGGAACTCGCCTGGCTGCGTCGCGGAGCGCCGGCGCGGACCGCTAAGCCGAAGTTCAGAATTGAGGCGGCTAATCAGCTGATCGCCGATGTGCCGGTCGCCCGGGACAGTGTGGCGCTGAACAAAATGGCCACCGCTCGGCTTGGCAAAGACGTCTTGGACTTAGAAAACGTCAGCCTGACGCTGGGCGATAAGGAATTACTGAGAAATATCACTCTCCGGTTGGCACCAGGGGAGCGGCTCGGAATTGTCGGTGTCAACGGGGCCGGTAAGACAACGCTCTTGAGGTTGCTGAACGGTCAAGTCACGCCGACGAGTGGTCGGCTCAAACGCGGCAAAACCGTGCAAACAGCCGTGCTCAGCCAGGAAGTTACCGAACTGGATGATGTTTCGGAGCTGCGCGTGCTCGAGGTTATCGAGGCCGAGAAACGGGTGGTCAGCATTGCCGGTCGGGAACTCACCGCGGGACAATTGGTGGAACAGCTCGGCTTCAGCAAAGACAAGCAGTGGACCCCGGTGCGTGAGCTCTCAGGCGGCGAACGACGGCGACTACAACTGTTGCGACTGCTGGTTGGCGAGCCCAATGTGCTGATGCTGGACGAGCCGACAAATGATTTGGACACCGATACCTTGGCAGCGGTAGAGGATCTGCTCGATGGCTGGCCGGGCACTTTGGTGGTGGTCTCCCACGATAGGTACTTGCTGGAACGGGTGACAGATCACCAAATGGCCCTGCTGGGCGACGCTAAGTTACGTGATCTGCCGGGCGGTGTGGAGCAATACCTGACATTGCGGCAGCAAGCTGAGCAGGCCCAGGGTGCCGAGGCCGTTGGGTTGGCAACGGCCACCCAAGCTACTGCGGCTGAGGCTATCTCCGGACGATCCGAAGCTGAGCTACGTCAGGCTCGTAAGGACGCCAACCGAGTGGAACGCCAATTGGCTAAGATCGCCCAGCAGGAAGAGAAAATTCACCAGCAGATGGAGACAGCATCAGCGAACGGCGAATTCGATGTACTGAACGAGCAGAATGCCAGCCTGCAAACTTTGCAAGCCGAAAAAGAAGCCCTCGAATTGGAGTGGCTTGAGGCCGCTGAAATCCTTGGCTGAGCCCTCTCCGGCCGGGCTCGACTCGCGCCGCGGGTGCTAGTCATGGCAGACTAGATGTTCGTGCCTAAAAGTGCACGGTCCGCTCTGGTGTAACGGCAGCACCCCAGCCTTTGGAGCTGTGGAGTATAGGTTCGAATCCTATGGGCGGAACTCCGGCGCTCAGCGTCGGTAGGAGTGTGCGGGTGGGGATCGGTTGCTCTAGGTAAACTGATTACCATCGGTATTCGCCGTGCTACCAACGGCGGGTACCAGCGCAGGCTAGCCACCCAAGCGAACTACAGGAGCCAGGTTGAATTCCGTGCCGTCCGAAACCGCTGAGGGCGCTGAGCTCTCCGTTATTGTCCTCGCCGCCGGTGCCGGCACCCGAATGAAATCTCGTACCCCTAAGATCTTGCATGAGCTTGGTGGTCGCTCGATGATTGAACACGCCCTAGTTGCTGTGCGTTCACTCAAGCCACACCGCTTAGCCGCTGTGGTGCGTCATGAGCGGGATCTGGTGGCCGCGAAGATCAATCAACTGGACCCCGAAGCGCTGATCGTCGATCAAGACGAGGTGCCGGGAACTGGGCGAGCAGCGCAACTAGCACTGCAAGCGCTGGCCGAGCAGTCAGCCAGCCAGCTCGAAGGGACTGTGCTGGTCAGCTATGGTGATGTGCCGCTGCTCAGCTCCGAGCTACTGCAGCAGTTGGTGCGCGCACATCAGCAGCAGGGCAACGCGATTACGGTACTCACCGCCTTGGTGCAGGACCCCAGCGGCTACGGCCGGATCCTGCGATCCAGGGATGGCACAGTAACCGGCATTCGCGAGGATAAGGACGCCTCCGAAGCGGAACTGCTGATTACCGAAATCAACTCCGGAATCTGTGCTTTTGACGCCCAGGTGCTGGCCTCCGCATTGGCGCGAATCAGCACGGATAATGCGCAGGGCGAAATGTATCTCACCGATGTACTGGGTATCGTCGCCGCCGACGGTGGGCAGGTTGCCGCGGTTGTCACCGATGATCCTTGGCAAGTCGAGGGTGCTAATGACCGGGTTCAGCTGGCCGCCTTAGGGGCAGAGCTGAACCGTCGGGTGCTCGAGTATTGGATGCGAGCCGGTGTTACCGTGATCGATCCCGCCAGCACCTGGGTGGATGTCCAGGTCAAGCTGGCCGAGGACGTTACCTTGCTTCCCGGCAGCCAATTGCACGGTAACACCACGGTGGATCGTGACGCTGTGGTGGGCCCGGACTGTACCTTGCGGGATGTGCAGATCGGCGAGGGGGCGACAGTGACCCGCTGTCATGGTTCCGGGGCGATTATCTCGGCCGGTGCCTCGGTCGGCCCGTTCAGCTACTTGCGGCCTGGCACCGTACTCGGGGAGGAAGGCAAGATCGGAGCCTTCTACGAGACCAAGAATGTTCGGATTGGGGCGCGTTCCAAACTGTCCCACCTCGGCTATGCCGGTGATGCCGAAATCGGTGAAGACACCAATATCGGTTGCGGAAACATCACCGCTAACTACGACGGCGAAAAGAAGCACCGCACCGTGATTGGTTCGGGTGTCCGCACCGGTTCGAACACCGTGTTTGTCGCCCCGGTGGAGGTGGGCGACGGCGCCTACAGTGGCGCCGGTGCGGTGCTAAGGAAGTCGGTGCCACCCGGAGCCCTGGCGCTCAGTATTGCTGCGCAGCGAAATGCCGAGGAATGGGTGATAAACCACCGTCCGGGCTCGCGCTCCGCCGAGTTGGCGCAGTCAGCGCTGCAAGGCCTTGAGGCCTCATCCGCATTACCGATCGACGCTCCAGCAGGGGAAGGCAAGTAGCCATGAATGAAATTACCGCGCACGGCGAAAAGAAGTTGCTATTGGCCTCGGGTCGAGCGCACCCCGAACTGGCTCGACAGATCGCCGTTGAGCTGGAAACGGACCTGTTGCCCATCGATGCCTACGACTTCGCAAATGGCGAGATCTACGTACGAGCCGCACAGAGCGTGCGTGGTGCCGATGTCTTCGTGCTGCAGGCGCACCCCGCCCCGTTGAACAACTGGCTGATGGAGCAGCTCATTCTGATCGACTCCTTGAAGCGTGCCTCGGCCAAGCGGATCACCGTGGTTTCACCTTTTTACCCCTATGCACGACAGGATAAGAAGGGCCGCGGCCGGGAGCCGATTTCGGCTCGTCTGGTCGCTGATCTATACAAGACCGCAGGCGCCGACCGGCTGATGAGCGTTGACTTGCACACCGCGCAGATCCAAGGTTTCTTCGACGGCCCGGTGGATCATTTGATGGCTACCCCATTGCTCGCCGACTATCTGCGCACCAAGGTCAACGTGGAGGAAATCACTGTGGTCTCGCCGGACACCGGCCGAGTCCGGGTAGCCGAGCAGTGGGCCGATCGCTTGGGTGGCGCCCCCTTGGCTTTTGTGCATAAGAGCCGCGATCTGACCGTGCCGAACCAGGCCGTCTCTAAGCAGGTGGTTGGTCAGATCGAGGGCCGCACCTGTGTGCTGATCGACGACATGATTGATACCGGTGGCACCATTGCCGGCGCCGTGCAGGTGCTCAAGGACGCTGGCGCTCGGGATGTCATTATTGCCGCCACTCACGCGGTGTTCTCCGATCCTGCTGCGCAGCGGCTGGCGGATTGTGGCGCCAAGGAAGTTGTGGTGACCGATACGCTGCCGATTCCCGCCGAGAAGCGATTCGAATCGTTGACAGTGCTCTCGATCGCGCCGCTGATTGCCCGCGCTATCCGTGAAGTCTTCGAAGACGGCTCGGTGACCTCACTCTTCGACGGCCAAGCCTAAGCTCCCGTCCTGCGCGAGTTCGCGGTAAAGTCTCGGATTCGCTAGTAATTACTAGCGAATCCGAGACAAAACAACGAACTCACGGTGGGACCGTGGTGTTGGGGAAGGGCTACGGATGTGGGAGCACGACGTCGAAGCTGCTAAACTTTATGGGTACCTTGGCGAGGGAAAACTCGAGAATGAGTTTTCCGTGATCGACATTGGTTTGCACTCCTTCTCCAGGGGTCGGCCCCGTCGTCCTTGCTTTAATTATTTAGAAGGAGTTCCTCATGGCTGAAAATAAGCTTGCAGCACAGCTGCGCACCGAATTCGGCAAGGGCGCTGCCCGTCGGGCCCGTCGCGCTCACCAGATCCCCGCCGTTATTTACGGTCACGGTGCTGAGCCGCTGCACATCGCCCTGCCGGAGCGCGAGACCACCCGTGCTGCCCGTAACGCCAACGCCCTGCTCACCCTCGACATTCAGGGTGAAGAGCACCTCGCACTGGTCAAGGACATTCAGCGTGACCCGGTGCTGCAGATCATCGAGCACATCGACCTGCTGACCGTTCGTCGCGGCGAAAAGGTTACCGTTGACATTCCGGTCACCCTGACCGGTGAAGTTGCTCCGGGTGCCGTCGCCAACCAGGAGGCCACCTCGGTGAGCGTCGAGGCAGAAGCTACCCACCTGCCTTCCGCCCTCGAGGTGAGCATCGAAGGTCGTGGTCCGGGCGAGCACGTGCACGCTTCCGATCTGGTGCTGCCGAAGGGCGTAGCCCTGCTGACCGATGCTGAGACCCTGATCGTCAACGTCTCCGAGCCGGTGGCGCAGGATCTGGGCGAGGACGCTGAAGCTGAAGCCGAGGCTGGCAGCGAAGAGTCTGCTGAAGAAGCGCCCGCCGCTGAGTAATCTGCTGCGATGAGCAATACCTGGCTGGTAGTCGGGCTCGGGAATCCCGGGCCCGACTACAGTCGTACTCGGCACAATATCGGTTTCATGGTGGTCGAGGAACTCGCCGAGCGGCTGCACGCCAGTTTCCGAAGCCATAAGTCTCGCGCCCTGGTCGCCGAGGGGCGGCTCGGCATGGGCGGACCGAAAATAGTATTGGCGAAGCCGCAAACCTTTATGAACCTCAGCGGCGGACCGACCGCGGCACTGGCAAAATTCTTCGATCTCGGGCTGGAAAACCTAATCGTGGTACACGATGAAATAGACATTCCGTTTGATCAGATCAAGCTGAAAATTGGTGGTGGCGAAGGCGGCCACAATGGCCTGCGGGACATCAGCCGGACAATGACCAGTAAGAATTATCTCCGAGTGCGAGTCGGAGTGGGGCGACCGCCCGGCAGCCACGGAGATGCGGCTAGCCATGTACTCAAAGAGTTCTCGGCGGTGGAGAAAAAAGAACTCCCCTTTCTGATTCACGATGCCGCCGATGCAGTTGAGATGTTAATCACTTCAGATCTGCTGAGCGCGCAGCAACGGTTTCACGCACCTAAGTGATCTTTTTCTCAGAATTTCTACGCCTCGCTGGTTGGCGATAAGTTTACAAATTTAATGGCCTTTTTAAGCGTTCCCACATCTTTTCACTACTACTCGAGTAGATTTAATTCCCGCATCCTGATTAACTCGGGTACGAGAACTGAAATCGCTGAATCATAGATTCCTGCGGCATGGATCTGTCCCGCTGCGAATCTAAGGTCGCCGAGGTTTAGGTGGCAACAGCGAAACATTGCTGACATCTGGGGGCATGGTGGTGTTTTTTGCGGACGTAGGGCGGCGGCGAGCGGTGAGCTGGTTGGCGTGGCTGTTGCTAGGGTCAACGCTGGGCTTGCTTGGCTGGGCCCGGTGGCGGCGTCGGCAATCCGCTGCTCTGACAAAGCCGGGCCAGCAGACCGGTACCGTGCTGCTGCTGGGCGAGCCCGAGGAGATTAGGGCCGTGCTGCGCCAGGGCAGCAGTCGATCCTTCGCCAATCAGTACCTGGTTGCCGCGGTGATACCTGAACGGTATCTCACTGGCCGCCCGCAACGGCTCGGCCGCATTCCCGTGCTGGGAAGCTCCGAGAAAATTGTCGAAATAGCTCGGGCGACCGGCGCGGTGACATTGATTCTGGCCGGAGCGGAGGCCGCTCAACAGGCCGCTACGCTACGTAGCGCGCTGGCCGATAGTGATACCGAGCTCTTGGTGGCCTCAACCAAAGTGTCATTAACTGGACTATTGGGTCAGCGCATGCTGAGCTGCCAAACCTAGCGGGCTTGCTCTGCGCCGCCGACCTTGGCGGTACTGGTACCGACCTGCTAAGAAACCTCAGCTGGGGGAGCGAGCCGAAGCGTGGGACAATTGAGAAGTGACTCAGCCTGCTTTGACCGATATTGAAGTTCAACGGATTCGCAATGATTTCCCGATTCTGCATCAAGAAGTCAATGGACACCCCCTGGTCTATTTGGACTCTGGTGCAACCTCGCAAAACCCGCTGAGCGTGCTGGAAGCCGAGCAAGAATTTTATGAACAGCGTAATGCGGCGGTACACCGAGGTGCCCATTGGTTGGCCGTCGAAGCCACTGAGTCTTATGAAACCTCACGGGCGGTATTGGCTCAATTCATCGGGGCGCAGGAAAACGAGCTGGTCTGGACCTCTAACGCCACCGAGGCAATCAATCTGTTGGCCTACTCATTTTCGAACGCCAGCATCGGCCAGGTCTCAGCGGAAGCCCGGCGCTTTGCGCTGGCCCCCGGGGACGAAATTCTGGTCACCGAGATGGAACACCACGCGAATCTGATTCCTTGGCAGGAATTGGCGCGACGCACCGGTGCTGAGCTGAAGTTCGTGCCGATCACCGATCAGGGCGAGCTCGAGCTAACCGATCTGCCCGCCCTGTTGACCGAACGCACCAAAGTGTTCGCTTTTAGCCATGCTTCTAATGTGCTGGGCACTATTAACCCGGTGCGCTCGCTCACCGAAATGGCGCATAGCGTCGGCGCCTTGGTGGTTCTTGATGCCTGCCAGTCAGTACCGCACCTACCCGTCGATGTTGTCAGTCTCGGCATTGACTTCGCGGTGTTCTCCGGCCATAAGATGCTGGCGCCAACCGGTGTCGGCGCACTCTATGGCAAAGCAGAGTTGCTCGATGCGATGCCGCCATTCCTGACCGGCGGTTCGATGATCACTTCGGTGACCATGCAGAGCGCTGGCTACCTACCGGCTCCGCAGCGCTTTGAGGCGGGCACTCAGCGGATTTCACAGGCAATTGCCTGGGCTGCTGCGGCCAATTACCTCAGTGAAACCGGGATGCACAGAATCGCTGCTTGGGAGGCTGAACTCGGGCAGTTATTGGTCACCGGACTGTCAGAGATACCGGGGGTTCGAGTGCTCGGTCCCGGCGTTGGCACCGAGCGGCTCGGCTTGGCGGCTTTCGATGTGGCTGGCGTGCATGCTCATGACGTCGGCCAGTTCCTCGATGATCGTGGCATTGCGGTCCGGGTCGGACACCATTGCGCGCAGCCGCTACACCGCAGACTCGGTCTGACCGCGAGTACCAGGGCGAGTAGTTATTTATACACCAGCCTTGCCGATGTGGAAGCCTTTCTGGCTGCTGTCGCTGAGGTACGCGGCTACTTTGGGGCGGCTCAATGAGCGGGTTGGATTCGCTTTATCAGAGCATCATCCTGGAGCATTCCAAGGCTCGGCACGGTTCGCCGTTGGAAGGGCACCCGGCAGCCCCGGGGCTGCCCACTGCCTCCTCGCATCAACTCAATCCGGTCTGCGGGGATGAAATAACCCTGCGGATTGAAGTGGACGGTGAAAAGATCAAAAGTGTGCGCTGGGACGGTGCTGGTTGCGCCATCTCAATGGCTTCGGCTTCGGTGCTCAGCGATCTGTTCGATGGCCTCGACCGCTCCGAAGCAATGGAGCTGATTGAGGAGTTTCGCGCCGTGATGCGTTCGCGTGGACAACTCGTGCCGGATGAGGAAGTGCTCGGTGAGGCGGCAGCTTTTGGCGGCGTAGCGCGTTACGCGGCAAGAGTGAAATGCGCCATGTTGTCCTGGGTGGCTGCCGAGGACGCACTGCGACAGCTCTAGCGGAGCGCGTCGTAGGCGAGCACTGCGGAGTAAAGCGTGGAGATCACCTCTCCTGAACTCAGATCCACGGCGAGGATTTCTTCTATTAGGGCCAGCCGCTGATA is a window encoding:
- a CDS encoding SufS family cysteine desulfurase, whose amino-acid sequence is MTQPALTDIEVQRIRNDFPILHQEVNGHPLVYLDSGATSQNPLSVLEAEQEFYEQRNAAVHRGAHWLAVEATESYETSRAVLAQFIGAQENELVWTSNATEAINLLAYSFSNASIGQVSAEARRFALAPGDEILVTEMEHHANLIPWQELARRTGAELKFVPITDQGELELTDLPALLTERTKVFAFSHASNVLGTINPVRSLTEMAHSVGALVVLDACQSVPHLPVDVVSLGIDFAVFSGHKMLAPTGVGALYGKAELLDAMPPFLTGGSMITSVTMQSAGYLPAPQRFEAGTQRISQAIAWAAAANYLSETGMHRIAAWEAELGQLLVTGLSEIPGVRVLGPGVGTERLGLAAFDVAGVHAHDVGQFLDDRGIAVRVGHHCAQPLHRRLGLTASTRASSYLYTSLADVEAFLAAVAEVRGYFGAAQ
- the sufU gene encoding Fe-S cluster assembly sulfur transfer protein SufU; its protein translation is MSGLDSLYQSIILEHSKARHGSPLEGHPAAPGLPTASSHQLNPVCGDEITLRIEVDGEKIKSVRWDGAGCAISMASASVLSDLFDGLDRSEAMELIEEFRAVMRSRGQLVPDEEVLGEAAAFGGVARYAARVKCAMLSWVAAEDALRQL